The following are from one region of the Populus trichocarpa isolate Nisqually-1 chromosome 8, P.trichocarpa_v4.1, whole genome shotgun sequence genome:
- the LOC7454247 gene encoding uncharacterized protein LOC7454247, giving the protein MASFSWASLLRITIFLLLVAAAVFAFFTLPVEKILKDFLLWVEQDLGPWGPLVLAIAYIPLTILAVPASVLTLGGGYLFGLPVGFVADSIGATVGAGAAFLLGRTIGRSFVVSKLKDYPKFSSVAIAIQKSGFKIVLLLRLVPLLPFNMLNYLLSVTPVPIGEYMLASWIGMMPITLALVYIGTTLKDLSDVTHGWSEFSTTRWVLIVLGLVVSVVLMFCVTKVAKSALDKALAENEDLDVILASPQLPIVADTSVNLNQPLIIKIDPSEDNHEQ; this is encoded by the exons ATGGCTTCTTTTTCATGGGCTTCTCTTCTCAGGATCACCATCTTTCTTCTCCTTGTTGCCGCTGCTGTTTTTGCCTTCTTCACTCTCCCTGTTGAAAAG ATTTTGAAGGATTTCTTGTTATGGGTTGAGCAGGATCTCGGGCCTTGGGGTCCCCTCGTACT GGCTATTGCATATATTCCTCTAACAATCTTGGCTGTTCCAGCTTCAGTGCTTACT CTTGGTGGTGGATATCTTTTCGGGTTGCCCGTGGGCTTTGTTGCCGATTCTATCGGCGCCACAGTTGGTGCTGGGGCAGCATTTCTTCTAGGAAGAACA ATTGGTAGATCTTTCGTTGTCTCCAAGTTGAAGGATTACCCAAAGTTTAGTTCAGTTGCAATTGCTATTCAGAAGTCTGGCTTCAAG ATTGTTCTGCTGCTTCGACTTGTTCCTTTACTGCCTTTCAACATGCTGAATTACCTGCTGTCAGTCACTCCTGTTCCAATAGGGGAATACATGCTGGCTTCCTGGATAGGAATGATG CCAATAACCCTTGCTTTAGTGTACATTGGAACGACACTCAAGGATCTTTCTGATGTGACTCATGGGTGGAGTGAGTTTTCAACTACTCGTTGG GTTCTTATTGTATTGGGCCTTGTTGTATCTG TGGTTCTTATGTTTTGTGTTACTAAAGTCGCCAAGTCTGCTTTGGATAAAGCTTTGGCCGAAAACGAGGATCTAGATGTCATTTTGGCATCACCTCAATTACCCATTGTGGCAGATACTTCTGTTAATCTGAACCAGCCTCTCATTATCAAGATAGACCCGTCTGAAGATAACCATGAACAATGa
- the LOC7454248 gene encoding probable E3 ubiquitin-protein ligase LUL4, producing MGLSWSNTRRRTTTFYHPPPPPPPCCYHHHAEPISLLPPPPPPHQSHYTTMHQPQPSQSYPPPNNPYPTHIPPPVHHYRNSQHYHSCNYANHQPFYYTCHHQPTSGWSPVIRPHVGFASTINAATAQPILPEPAPFVDHQNAKRVRNDVNVNKDTLKVEIDVSNPDHHLVSFVFDALFDGSITIFYFAKEEQDCRFVPAFPEAHLPVKISFQKGLGQKFHQPSGTGIDLGFFELDDLSKSSPEEDVFPLVIAAETYLPVDLTNENDDSVPITLRHMQITQAVLEKKNDDNFHVRVIRQILWVAGVRYELREIYGIGSLAAEGFDDSDPGKECVICMIEPKDTAVLPCRHMCMCGKCAKELRLQSNKCPICRQPIEQLIGIKINSSDQ from the exons ATGGGCCTTTCATGGAGCAATACTAGAAGAAGAACCACCACTTTTTATCAcccaccgccaccgccaccaccTTGCTGTTATCATCATCACGCGGAACCCATCTCTCTCCTTCCTCCTCCCCCACCACCACATCAAAGTCACTACACCACCATGCACCAACCACAACCCTCACAATCTTATCCTCCACCCAACAACCCTTATCCTACCCACATTCCACCTCCAGTTCACCACTACCGCAATTCCCAACATTACCACTCATGCAACTATGCAAATCACCAACCTTTTTATTATACCTGTCATCATCAGCCAACTAGTGGGTGGTCTCCTGTAATCAGACCTCACGTGGGTTTTGCTTCTACTATTAATGCTGCTACTGCACAACCAATTCTGCCGGAGCCAGCTCCTTTTGTGGACCATCAGAACGCAAAGAGGGTTAGAAATGATGTCAATGTTAATAAAGATACtttaaaggttgaaattgatgtttcaAACCCTGATCATCACTTGGTTTCTTTCGTTTTCGATGCATTATTTGATGGGAG CATTACGATTTTCTACTTTGCCAAGGAAGAGCAGGATTGTAGGTTCGTTCCTGCATTTCCTGAAGCCCATTTGCCTGTGAAAATCTCCTTCCAGAAAGGTCTTGGCCAGAAATTTCATCAGCCTTCAGGAACAGGCATTGATTTAGGCTTCTTTGAGTTGGATGatctctcaaaatcatcacCTGAAGAAGATGTTTTTCCACTTGTAATAGCTGCTGAAACATACTTGCCAGTTGACTTAACAAATGAAAATGATGATTCTGTGCCGATCACACTTCGCCACATGCAGATTACTCAAGCTGTTcttgagaagaaaaatgatgaCAATTTCCATGTCAGAGTAATAAGGCAGATTCTATGGGTTGCTGGAGTTCGATATGAGCTCCGTGAGATATACGGAATAGGAAGCTTGGCAGCTGAAGGCTTTGATGACAGTGACCCAGGGAAGGAGTGCGTGATTTGCATGATTGAACCTAAGGATACCGCCGTGTTACCTTGCCGACATATG TGCATGTGTGGCAAGTGTGCAAAAGAATTGAGGCTTCAATCAAATAAGTGTCCGATATGCCGCCAACCGATTGAGCAACTCATTGGGATCAAGATAAATAGCAGTGATCAATGA
- the LOC7454249 gene encoding heavy metal-associated isoprenylated plant protein 32 — MSKEEFLKIQTCVLKVNIHCEGCRQKVKKILQKIDGVFTIKIESEQGKVTVSGNVDPAVLIKKLAKSGKHAELWGAPKGNNNNQNQTANQNKNMQIDNGKGGNNNKGQKGNNQNNNHQQPKGGQPTPQQIQYLQQQLQHMKASQDMKMPPNQQQQQQQQQQKSVKFALPEDDDITDDEFDDEFDDEYDEDELDDEMDDPRHAFSRMKQIMGNGHQGPNNMMMNGIPPQLPNAQKGAPNGGANGKKGGAGPAGGGGNGAVPVQINMGGGEGKNGNGGKKGGGAGGGGGNNGSQNQGGKNGGGKPQDGKNGNNGGGAGGNKNNGGNGNNMQMNGGKKGNNGVGGALNDGFQKVGGPQVNMGQMGGMPMGQMGGMPMGQMGGIPAVQGLPAAAAMGGAAGGGANGYFQGAGPDLLPGNPYQQQQQQQHIAAMTAMMNQQRAAMGGGNERFQPMMYARPPPAVNYMPQHPQPHPYPYPYPYPHPHPHPNGNDQYTNFFSDENTSSCNVM; from the exons ATGAGTAAAGAAGAGTTCTTGAAGATCCAG ACTTGCGTTCTCAAAGTGAATATCCACTGTGAGGGATGTAGACAGAAAGTCAAGAAAATACTGCAGAAAATTGATG GGGTTTTCACTATAAAAATAGAATCGGAGCAAGGGAAGGTAACAGTTTCAGGTAATGTAGACCCGGCTGTACTGATAAAGAAACTTGCAAAATCAGGTAAACATGCTGAGCTTTGGGGTGCCCCAAAGGGAAACAACAATAACCAGAACCAGACAGCCAACCAGAACAAGAACATGCAAATTGATAATGGCAAAGGAGGTAACAACAACAAAGGCCAAAAGGGTAATAACCAAAACAATAACCACCAGCAGCCCAAAGGTGGCCAACCAACCCCTCAGCAAATCCAATATCTTCAGCAGCAGCTACAGCACATGAAAGCATCGCAAGATATGAAAATGCCTCCtaaccagcagcagcagcagcaacagcagcaacagaAAAGTGTAAAATTTGCACTTCCTGAAGATGATGACATAACTGATgatgagtttgatgatgagttTGATGATGAATATGATGAAGATGAGCTTGATGATGAGATGGATGACCCTCGACATGCATTTAGTAGGATGAAGCAAATCATGGGTAATGGCCATCAAGGTCCTAATAACATGATGATGAATGGTATACCGCCCCAGCTCCCGAACGCCCAAAAGGGTGCTCCAAATGGTGGTGCGAATGGTAAAAAAGGTGGTGCCGGCCCTGCCGGGGGAGGCGGTAATGGAGCTGTGCCTGTTCAGATAAATATGGGTGGCGGTGAGGGTAAAAATGGAAATGGAGGGAAAAAAGGTGGTGGTGCTGGTGGGGGAGGAGGTAATAATGGAAGTCAAAATCAAGGTGGCAAAAATGGTGGTGGAAAGCCACAAGATGGCAAAAATGGTAATAATGGAGGTGGTGCCGGTGGTAACAAGAACAATGGTGGTAATGGTAACAACATGCAAATGAATGGGGGTAAAAAGGGAAATAATGGGGTTGGTGGTGCTCTGAATGATGGATTTCAGAAAGTGGGTGGACCCCAAGTAAACATGGGCCAAATGGGCGGCATGCCCATGGGCCAAATGGGCGGCATGCCCATGGGCCAAATGGGCGGCATCCCTGCAGTGCAAGGTCTGCCAGCTGCGGCTGCCATGGGTGGTGCAGCCGGTGGTGGCGCTAATGGATACTTTCAAGGAGCTGGACCGGATCTCCTACCTGGTAACCCataccagcagcagcagcagcagcagcacatAGCAGCAATGACAGCAATGATGAACCAACAAAGGGCCGCCATGGGTGGTGGTAATGAGAGGTTCCAGCCCATGATGTATGCTAGGCCCCCACCTGCTGTAAATTACATGCCTCAACATCCACAGCCACATCCATACCCGTATCCGTATCCATACCCGCACCCGCACCCGCACCCAAATGGGAACGATCAATATACCAACTTTTTCAGTGATGAGAACACCTCAAGTTGTAATGTTATGTAA